The Pseudomonadota bacterium genome includes a region encoding these proteins:
- the der gene encoding ribosome biogenesis GTPase Der: MTKVPVVAIVGRPNVGKSTLFNALTRRRDALVADLPGVTRDRIYGRALLAGRPAVIIDTGGLDKAMDRVGQGAQGQTRLAMEEADLLVLVTDARAGVLPADHDIVVELRRLDKPVVHVVNKTDGLDRDVALAEASELGVGEARAISASHRQGLAGLEEALAQALPEAGDHEQTGQTPEVPGLALVGRPNVGKSTLLNRLLGEERALATPVPGTTRDPIHAIVERDGLRLELIDTAGIRRRRGSHQGVERFSTIKSLQAIEQAQLVCVICDGTEGVTDQDARLVGHVIEAGRGLLVVLNKWDGIDEERRRQLLSEVSERLDFARFAPVVVISALHGSGLGELTDAVEHVHRAGSKSLATGALTRVLRDAVDAHPLPAAAGRAPKLRYAHAGGQFPTRIIIHGNRTSHVADSYRRYLANRFRAAFDLVGIPVHLVFRDSDNPYAGRRNRLTPRQMQKRRRLRKFDLKRTKRR, translated from the coding sequence ATGACAAAAGTGCCGGTGGTTGCCATCGTTGGCCGGCCCAACGTGGGCAAGTCGACGCTGTTCAATGCACTGACCCGCCGCCGCGATGCGCTGGTCGCCGACTTGCCCGGCGTTACCCGCGATCGCATTTACGGACGGGCACTGCTGGCCGGTCGGCCGGCAGTGATTATCGATACAGGCGGTCTGGACAAAGCCATGGATCGCGTCGGACAGGGCGCCCAAGGCCAGACCCGCCTGGCCATGGAGGAGGCCGATCTGCTGGTGCTGGTGACCGACGCCCGCGCGGGCGTGCTGCCAGCCGACCACGATATTGTCGTCGAGCTGCGCAGGCTCGACAAGCCGGTTGTTCATGTGGTCAACAAGACCGACGGGCTTGACCGGGATGTGGCGCTGGCCGAGGCCAGTGAGCTGGGTGTTGGCGAGGCCAGGGCGATTTCGGCCAGCCATCGGCAGGGATTGGCCGGGCTTGAAGAAGCGCTGGCGCAGGCGCTGCCAGAGGCCGGCGACCATGAACAGACGGGGCAAACCCCGGAAGTGCCCGGCCTGGCGCTGGTGGGTCGGCCCAACGTTGGCAAGTCAACTCTGCTCAACCGGCTGCTGGGCGAGGAGCGCGCGTTGGCCACACCGGTGCCGGGCACGACGCGCGATCCGATTCACGCCATCGTCGAGCGGGATGGTCTGCGGCTCGAACTGATCGATACCGCCGGTATCCGGCGGCGGCGGGGCAGCCACCAAGGGGTGGAGCGATTCAGCACCATCAAGTCCCTGCAGGCGATCGAGCAGGCCCAGCTGGTCTGCGTGATCTGCGACGGCACCGAAGGCGTGACCGATCAGGACGCCCGGCTGGTTGGCCATGTCATCGAGGCCGGTCGTGGCTTGCTGGTTGTGCTCAACAAGTGGGACGGCATCGATGAGGAACGACGACGCCAGCTGCTTTCGGAAGTCAGTGAGCGCCTGGACTTTGCCCGCTTTGCGCCGGTTGTGGTCATCTCCGCGCTGCACGGCAGCGGGCTTGGCGAGCTGACTGACGCCGTTGAACATGTCCATAGGGCCGGCTCGAAGTCACTGGCCACAGGTGCCCTGACCCGGGTGCTGCGCGACGCGGTGGACGCCCATCCGCTGCCTGCGGCTGCCGGTCGTGCGCCAAAGCTGCGCTATGCCCACGCTGGCGGACAGTTTCCGACCCGTATCATCATCCACGGCAACCGGACCAGTCACGTCGCCGACTCCTATCGCCGCTACCTGGCCAATCGCTTTCGGGCAGCATTCGATCTGGTCGGCATCCCCGTCCATCTTGTCTTCCGCGACAGCGATAACCCCTACGCCGGTCGTCGTAACCGACTGACCCCGCGCCAGATGCAAAAACGCCGGCGGCTGCGCAAGTTCGATCTGAAACGCACCAAGCGACGGTAG
- the bamB gene encoding outer membrane protein assembly factor BamB: MSSLTRITALAAALMLAGCQTIGGWFSSTDESLAPAELADIEQTVPVRQLWSTNTGRGLSRSQPNLRPYHDGQHVWVADHRGQITAVNAASGATERQFETDLMISAGPAVYDGLLLVGTFDGELVAMNAESGAIRWRVQLSSEVLSYPLLHDGVIVVRCIDGRVFGLDRSDGARLWIYDRGVPLLTLRGNSDPLARAGQVFVGYDDGTVVGLRVADGSVVWEQAISTGEGRTELERLADIDGPMVIVGNELYVVTYHGRLASLALESGRILWVSDVASSRGVSLRRTQLAVSGSDGSVLTVDRRNGSTVWRDDSLLRRGLTRPVFYGSLLVVADAEGYLHFYDGDTGRFVARQRAGKSPPAAAPLVVDNVVYLLDSEGRLSAWRAGASG, translated from the coding sequence GTGAGCTCACTGACCCGAATCACGGCGCTGGCCGCGGCACTGATGCTGGCCGGTTGCCAGACCATCGGCGGCTGGTTCTCCTCAACAGACGAGTCACTGGCGCCGGCTGAATTGGCCGATATCGAGCAGACCGTTCCGGTCAGACAGCTCTGGTCGACCAATACCGGACGCGGGTTGAGCCGCAGCCAGCCGAATCTGCGGCCTTACCATGACGGACAGCACGTCTGGGTTGCAGACCATCGTGGACAGATCACCGCGGTTAACGCCGCAAGCGGCGCCACCGAGCGCCAGTTCGAGACTGATCTGATGATTTCGGCGGGTCCGGCGGTGTACGACGGATTATTGCTGGTGGGCACCTTCGACGGCGAGCTCGTGGCCATGAATGCCGAATCCGGCGCGATCCGGTGGCGCGTGCAGCTGTCCTCGGAAGTGCTGTCCTATCCGCTGCTGCACGATGGCGTGATCGTGGTGCGCTGCATCGATGGTCGGGTGTTCGGTCTGGATCGCAGCGACGGTGCCCGACTGTGGATCTACGACCGTGGCGTGCCGTTGCTGACCCTGCGCGGCAACAGTGACCCGCTCGCCCGTGCCGGTCAGGTATTCGTTGGCTACGATGACGGCACCGTGGTCGGGCTGCGCGTCGCCGACGGTTCGGTGGTATGGGAGCAGGCGATCAGCACTGGCGAGGGCCGCACCGAACTGGAGCGTCTGGCCGATATCGACGGTCCGATGGTGATTGTCGGCAACGAGCTCTATGTGGTGACCTACCATGGCCGCCTGGCCAGTCTGGCGCTCGAGTCAGGCCGCATTCTCTGGGTCAGCGATGTTGCTTCGTCACGCGGTGTCAGTCTCCGGCGCACCCAGCTCGCGGTCAGCGGCAGCGACGGCTCGGTGCTGACGGTGGATCGTCGCAACGGCAGCACGGTGTGGCGCGACGACAGTCTGCTGCGGCGGGGTCTGACCCGACCGGTCTTCTACGGCAGCCTGCTTGTGGTCGCGGATGCCGAGGGCTATCTCCACTTCTACGATGGCGACACCGGCCGTTTCGTTGCCCGCCAGCGTGCCGGGAAGTCACCGCCCGCCGCCGCGCCCCTTGTCGTCGACAACGTGGTCTATCTTCTGGATTCCGAGGGGCGTCTGAGCGCCTGGCGCGCAGGCGCTTCAGGCTAG
- the dctP gene encoding TRAP transporter substrate-binding protein DctP — MIRTIAIALLGLILGTTGYAQQFKVATLAPDGSNWMDQMRMAAERVEQRTDGQVSVRFYPGGVMGDSSAVLRRMRLGQLHGGAFTLGDLADVSAAVNLYSMPFVFQSLEEIQALREEFDPLVLQGLAEGGLVAPAISLGGFALLFSHRELPQQAEQVTSAFRIWVPAGDRLSQQTLERAGATPVPLPLADVYTALQTGAVNTFAATPSAAIVLQWHTRVRSVLDMPLLMTAGTVGFDQRAISRLSDEQARILSEEFAAALNQIEAQNRADNQEARAALRKQGIQFVSPAADAVSGWHDLARRIRRQALEAGDVTLPHFERLEQRLATLRGQ, encoded by the coding sequence ATGATACGAACGATCGCCATTGCCCTGCTGGGGCTGATACTGGGTACGACCGGATATGCGCAGCAGTTCAAGGTGGCCACCCTGGCACCGGACGGTTCGAACTGGATGGATCAGATGCGCATGGCGGCCGAGCGCGTCGAGCAGCGCACGGACGGACAGGTGAGTGTCCGGTTCTACCCCGGTGGTGTCATGGGTGATTCCAGCGCGGTACTGCGGCGCATGCGGCTGGGTCAGTTGCATGGCGGGGCATTTACGCTCGGTGATCTGGCCGACGTATCGGCAGCCGTCAACCTCTACTCCATGCCGTTCGTGTTTCAGTCGCTCGAAGAAATCCAGGCGCTGCGCGAGGAGTTTGATCCGCTGGTGCTCCAGGGCCTGGCCGAGGGCGGACTGGTGGCACCGGCCATCAGCCTGGGCGGGTTTGCCCTGCTGTTCAGTCACCGCGAGCTGCCGCAGCAAGCCGAACAGGTGACCAGCGCGTTCAGAATCTGGGTGCCTGCCGGCGATCGCCTGTCGCAGCAGACGCTCGAGCGCGCCGGCGCCACACCGGTGCCGCTGCCGCTGGCTGATGTATACACGGCGCTGCAGACCGGCGCGGTCAACACCTTCGCCGCCACGCCATCGGCGGCCATCGTTTTGCAGTGGCACACACGGGTCCGAAGCGTGCTGGACATGCCGCTGCTGATGACGGCCGGCACGGTCGGTTTCGATCAGCGCGCGATATCCCGGCTCAGCGATGAGCAGGCCAGAATCCTGAGTGAAGAATTCGCGGCCGCGCTGAATCAGATCGAGGCGCAGAATCGGGCCGACAACCAGGAAGCACGGGCGGCGCTGCGCAAACAGGGCATCCAGTTTGTATCGCCGGCTGCCGACGCCGTGTCTGGCTGGCACGACCTGGCCCGGCGAATCCGCCGCCAGGCGCTCGAGGCCGGCGATGTCACGCTGCCGCACTTCGAACGACTCGAGCAGCGTCTTGCGACCCTGCGCGGGCAATGA
- the pilW gene encoding type IV pilus biogenesis/stability protein PilW produces MIRALLLAAAALAVLAACATTTPQPGQSGKTGMDRVSPVRAAEVNTRLGIGYLERNELELAINKLQRALEFDPAHTPARVTLALIYEQLDRDRQAHEHLKQAIQQAPDDGGTLNTYAAFLCRQGDYQQADEYYQRALEDPFYRTPEVALANAGVCARNAGRPEEARSYLRRALEQNPEYPQALFELAQLYLEEGDALRARAFLQRYEVVAGDAPDALLLGYRIESRLGNAVQADRYFKRLEAGFPDSSQARELRQQPSNHD; encoded by the coding sequence GTGATCCGGGCGCTGCTGCTTGCCGCCGCCGCGCTGGCCGTGCTCGCTGCGTGCGCGACGACTACTCCACAGCCCGGCCAGTCCGGCAAGACCGGAATGGATCGGGTCAGTCCGGTAAGGGCAGCCGAGGTCAACACCCGGCTGGGTATCGGCTACCTGGAGCGCAATGAACTGGAGCTGGCCATCAATAAGCTGCAGCGCGCACTGGAATTCGATCCGGCCCATACCCCGGCCCGGGTCACCCTGGCCTTGATCTATGAACAGCTCGATCGTGACCGTCAGGCGCATGAACATCTGAAGCAGGCGATTCAGCAGGCGCCTGACGATGGCGGTACGCTGAACACATACGCGGCTTTCCTGTGCCGGCAGGGTGATTACCAGCAAGCCGACGAATACTACCAGCGGGCACTCGAAGACCCGTTCTACCGTACGCCTGAGGTCGCGTTGGCCAATGCCGGTGTCTGCGCCCGCAACGCGGGACGCCCCGAGGAGGCCCGATCATATCTGCGCCGCGCGCTGGAGCAGAATCCCGAATACCCCCAGGCGCTCTTCGAGCTGGCGCAGCTGTATCTGGAAGAGGGTGATGCGCTGCGCGCACGCGCCTTCCTGCAGCGCTACGAGGTCGTTGCCGGCGATGCGCCCGACGCCCTGCTGCTCGGCTACCGCATCGAGAGCCGTCTGGGCAATGCCGTTCAGGCCGACCGATACTTCAAGCGTCTGGAAGCCGGTTTCCCCGACTCTTCACAGGCGCGTGAACTCAGACAACAACCCAGCAACCATGATTGA
- the folD gene encoding bifunctional methylenetetrahydrofolate dehydrogenase/methenyltetrahydrofolate cyclohydrolase FolD has product MNPPCRILDGRDVARRLIARVADAVAARVAKGYRPPGLAVVLVGDDAASEVYVANKVRACEQAGLVSTSHRLNHGVSRSELLALIDALNDDSSIDGILVQLPLPAHLDEREITRRILPEKDVDGFHPVNIGRLAVRDPGLRPCTPRGVMTLLAAHGIDPKGQHAVIVGASNIVGRPLALELLLAGATVTVAHRFTRSLERHVREAELLCVAVGKPGVVASDWISPGCIAVDIGITRGDDGKLSGDLDFEAVAERAAWITPVPGGVGPMTVATLLQNTAEAAGLVVRAP; this is encoded by the coding sequence ATGAACCCGCCTTGCCGCATTCTCGATGGTCGTGACGTCGCCCGGCGTCTGATCGCGCGCGTTGCCGATGCCGTGGCCGCGCGCGTTGCCAAGGGGTACCGTCCGCCGGGCCTCGCTGTGGTGCTGGTGGGTGATGACGCTGCATCCGAGGTGTATGTGGCCAACAAGGTACGTGCCTGTGAGCAGGCCGGACTTGTGTCGACCTCGCATCGGCTCAATCACGGCGTGAGTCGCAGTGAGCTTCTGGCACTGATCGACGCGCTCAACGACGATTCGTCGATTGACGGGATTCTTGTCCAGCTGCCGCTGCCGGCCCATCTCGATGAGCGCGAAATCACGCGCCGCATCCTGCCGGAAAAGGACGTTGACGGATTTCATCCGGTCAATATCGGCCGTCTGGCGGTGCGTGACCCTGGACTGCGGCCCTGCACGCCGCGCGGCGTCATGACCCTGCTGGCCGCTCATGGCATTGATCCGAAGGGGCAGCACGCGGTCATTGTGGGGGCGTCGAATATTGTCGGCCGGCCTCTGGCGCTGGAGTTGCTGCTGGCCGGTGCCACGGTCACGGTAGCCCACCGCTTCACGCGCAGCCTGGAGCGGCACGTGCGCGAGGCGGAACTGCTGTGCGTGGCCGTTGGCAAACCCGGCGTGGTTGCGTCGGACTGGATATCGCCGGGCTGCATCGCGGTGGATATCGGCATCACCCGGGGCGACGACGGCAAACTGAGTGGCGATCTGGATTTCGAGGCAGTGGCCGAGCGTGCGGCGTGGATCACGCCGGTTCCGGGCGGGGTGGGGCCCATGACAGTCGCTACACTGTTGCAGAATACCGCCGAGGCGGCCGGCCTGGTGGTGCGTGCCCCGTGA
- the rlmN gene encoding 23S rRNA (adenine(2503)-C(2))-methyltransferase RlmN → MQMPAGPDKKCNLLGLDRSGLERFFVDIGEKPFRARQLLQWIHQRGATCFSEMTDLSLALRARLAEVAVITPPVIQHEQRSADGTIKWLMTLAGGNAVETVFIPEPGRGTLCISSQIGCMLNCTFCSTATQGFSRNLTADEIIGQVWLAVQALAHDADDARRITNVVFMGMGEPMLNLPAVRPALSLLRDDLAYGLAARRVTISTAGVVPGIDEMASGEEFALAVSLHAADNELRSRLVPLNRKYPVEELISACQRFVRARSRRSITFEYTMIDGVNDQPEHARELVRRLSCLPCKINLIPFNPFPGTPFRASDDSAIERFQSTTRAAGLITTVRKTRGDDIDAACGQLVGRLLSPSQRRLLVQQQLARQAVAS, encoded by the coding sequence ATGCAAATGCCCGCTGGGCCTGACAAAAAGTGCAACCTGCTGGGTCTCGACCGGTCGGGACTGGAGCGCTTTTTTGTCGATATTGGCGAAAAACCCTTCCGCGCGCGTCAGCTGCTGCAGTGGATACACCAGCGCGGCGCCACATGCTTTTCTGAAATGACCGATCTTTCGCTGGCCCTGCGTGCTCGGCTGGCCGAGGTGGCCGTGATTACGCCGCCAGTCATTCAGCACGAGCAGCGATCCGCCGATGGCACGATCAAGTGGCTGATGACGCTCGCCGGCGGCAACGCCGTGGAAACGGTTTTCATTCCCGAGCCTGGCCGCGGCACCCTGTGCATATCATCGCAGATCGGCTGCATGCTCAACTGCACCTTCTGTTCGACGGCCACACAGGGGTTCAGCCGTAACCTGACCGCCGACGAGATCATCGGTCAGGTCTGGCTGGCGGTGCAGGCGCTCGCGCATGACGCCGACGACGCTCGGCGTATCACCAACGTGGTATTCATGGGCATGGGCGAGCCGATGCTCAATCTGCCGGCGGTACGTCCCGCCCTGTCGCTGCTGCGCGACGATCTCGCATATGGTCTGGCGGCAAGGCGGGTGACGATCTCGACGGCAGGGGTCGTGCCGGGGATCGACGAGATGGCAAGCGGAGAGGAGTTCGCGCTGGCCGTGTCGCTCCATGCAGCCGACAACGAATTGCGCAGCCGACTGGTGCCGCTCAACCGCAAGTACCCGGTGGAGGAGCTGATCAGCGCATGTCAGCGATTCGTCCGCGCCCGCAGCCGCCGCTCAATCACGTTCGAGTACACCATGATCGATGGCGTCAATGACCAGCCAGAGCATGCGCGCGAACTCGTGCGGCGCTTGAGCTGTCTGCCGTGCAAGATCAATCTGATACCGTTCAACCCGTTTCCCGGTACCCCGTTCCGGGCCTCGGACGATTCAGCCATCGAACGATTCCAGTCCACGACCCGCGCCGCCGGGCTGATCACGACGGTGCGGAAAACGCGCGGCGACGACATCGACGCGGCTTGCGGGCAGCTGGTGGGCAGGCTGCTCTCACCGAGCCAGCGCAGGCTCCTGGTCCAGCAGCAGCTGGCGCGCCAGGCGGTGGCATCGTGA
- the ndk gene encoding nucleoside-diphosphate kinase, whose amino-acid sequence MQRTLSIIKPDAVARNVIGEIYTRFERAGLKIVAARMKYLTRQEAEGFYAVHRERPFFADLVEFMTSGPVMVQVLEGEDAVARNRELMGATDPRQAAPGTIRADYATSIDANAVHGSDADETARQEIAFFFGEDEIYSR is encoded by the coding sequence ATGCAGCGCACACTGTCGATCATCAAGCCTGATGCAGTTGCCCGGAATGTCATCGGCGAGATCTACACACGGTTCGAGCGCGCCGGCCTGAAGATCGTGGCCGCCCGGATGAAGTACCTCACGCGCCAGGAGGCCGAGGGGTTTTACGCGGTACACCGGGAGCGCCCGTTCTTTGCCGACCTGGTGGAGTTCATGACTTCGGGGCCGGTCATGGTCCAGGTTCTCGAGGGCGAAGATGCCGTCGCTCGCAACCGCGAACTGATGGGGGCAACCGATCCGCGCCAGGCCGCCCCCGGTACGATCCGGGCCGACTATGCCACCAGCATTGACGCCAACGCAGTACACGGGTCCGATGCCGACGAGACGGCGCGCCAGGAAATCGCCTTCTTTTTCGGTGAAGATGAGATATACTCACGCTGA
- a CDS encoding DUF4115 domain-containing protein: protein MIENSPTSDSEPAGQPDAYARIGACLKEQRTRLGLSRADVGQRLHLAGMIIDDIEKGHVKDLPALYRHGYIRNYARLLELDADALLAEVRDDQPPMLRRVLPPPDAGYHFDKYLKIATYVLVSTMIIPPLLYFSVAGGARIFERDSQEIEVVETSPEAPDEAGQPSEVSVGSTEQSTSRSTRGHVTASALPLSAMRPVRTQSQTGEPAPSLAAAAMESSAPGKQLPLLAIELVDDSWIEIYDGDGERLEYDLLREGQQREYQGQPPFRLLLGRANAVRLALDDVPVVWEGQDRGDVTELEVMENGEVR, encoded by the coding sequence ATGATTGAAAACAGCCCAACCAGCGATTCAGAACCGGCAGGGCAACCGGACGCCTACGCAAGAATCGGTGCCTGCCTGAAGGAACAACGCACTCGACTCGGCCTGAGCAGGGCCGATGTCGGCCAGCGCCTTCATCTGGCCGGCATGATCATTGACGATATCGAAAAGGGGCACGTCAAGGATCTGCCTGCACTGTACCGGCATGGATACATCCGCAACTACGCCAGGCTGCTTGAATTGGACGCCGATGCGCTTCTGGCCGAGGTGCGCGACGATCAGCCGCCGATGCTGCGCCGGGTACTGCCCCCGCCAGATGCGGGCTATCACTTCGACAAATACTTGAAGATTGCGACCTATGTACTTGTAAGTACAATGATTATTCCGCCGCTTCTGTATTTTTCCGTAGCGGGGGGCGCGCGCATTTTCGAGCGCGACAGTCAGGAGATCGAGGTCGTCGAGACATCGCCCGAGGCGCCCGATGAGGCCGGACAGCCGAGTGAGGTATCCGTCGGCAGCACTGAACAGAGCACATCCCGGTCCACACGCGGTCACGTCACGGCGTCGGCCCTGCCGCTCAGCGCAATGAGACCGGTACGTACCCAGTCACAGACCGGGGAGCCCGCGCCCTCGCTTGCTGCCGCGGCGATGGAGTCGTCAGCGCCGGGTAAGCAATTACCGTTGCTGGCCATCGAGCTGGTCGATGACAGCTGGATCGAAATCTACGATGGCGATGGTGAGCGTCTCGAATATGACCTGTTGCGCGAAGGCCAGCAGCGTGAATATCAGGGTCAGCCTCCGTTTCGGCTTCTGCTTGGCCGCGCAAACGCTGTGCGACTGGCACTGGACGATGTTCCTGTTGTCTGGGAAGGGCAGGACCGAGGCGACGTGACCGAGCTGGAAGTCATGGAAAACGGCGAGGTCAGGTAG
- a CDS encoding tetratricopeptide repeat protein, with protein MAVELYDEHEQGERVRQWIKEYSSAIIVGLILAFAGIFGFRQWQDHRAGQQVLAAEYYQIIQSELDTQGLEAAAQQYQAMVEAAGSAAYTGLAALHLAAAHVENDQLEAAAKLYREVRDNQRLKALHPVATLRLARVLEAQGDIEAALALLDGAAPSGFGSAWAETRGDLLFERGRVDEARQAWEAALAEPGTGGNRRLLEVKIDAAAATGSRADAS; from the coding sequence ATGGCTGTTGAGCTTTACGACGAACATGAACAGGGCGAGCGCGTCCGTCAATGGATCAAGGAATACAGTTCGGCGATCATTGTCGGCCTGATTCTGGCTTTTGCCGGTATCTTCGGCTTCCGCCAGTGGCAGGACCACAGGGCCGGCCAGCAGGTGCTGGCGGCGGAGTACTACCAGATCATCCAGAGCGAGCTCGACACCCAGGGTCTTGAAGCGGCAGCCCAGCAGTATCAGGCGATGGTTGAAGCGGCCGGATCGGCCGCCTACACGGGGCTGGCTGCGCTGCACCTGGCCGCCGCACATGTCGAGAACGATCAGCTCGAGGCAGCGGCCAAACTGTACCGGGAGGTCCGCGACAACCAGCGTCTGAAGGCGCTGCACCCGGTGGCCACCCTGCGACTGGCGCGCGTGCTCGAAGCCCAGGGTGACATCGAGGCCGCGCTGGCGCTGCTTGACGGGGCTGCACCGAGCGGGTTTGGTTCAGCCTGGGCCGAAACCCGGGGTGACCTGCTGTTCGAGCGTGGACGAGTCGACGAGGCGCGGCAGGCCTGGGAGGCGGCGCTGGCTGAACCAGGCACGGGTGGCAACCGCCGCCTGCTGGAGGTCAAGATCGACGCGGCCGCTGCGACCGGCAGCCGGGCCGACGCTTCGTGA
- the hisS gene encoding histidine--tRNA ligase encodes MQAIRSIRGMHDILPAETPLWHWLESQVSRVLAAYDFREIRTPTLEKAELFTRAIGQGTDVVEKEMYAFQDRNGEMLSLRPEGTAGVVRAVVEHGLLQSPGLRVWYQGPMFRHERPQRGRQRQFHQFGAEVFGLADPSVDAELIAIGERLWRALGIDERVRLEVNTLGDRDDRERYRQVLVDWLSPQRERLDDDSRRRLQTNPLRIFDSKHPETQAIMSEAPRLIDSVGDAARDHFDQVCQLLDALEVDYTVNPALVRGLDYYCRSVFEWVTDDLGAQGTICAGGRYDDLVAIQGGKPTPGIGFAMGAERLLGLLQANGVERCQNPHVFLVSGIQAAQSLAVAERLRDALPWLRLAAAPAGTSFRAQFKRADRSGARLAIVLGEGEFADGQAAIKDLRGDDAQLTVSIDALAGALEQALDDDGRC; translated from the coding sequence ATGCAAGCAATCCGTTCGATCCGCGGCATGCACGACATCCTACCCGCCGAGACGCCGCTTTGGCACTGGCTCGAATCGCAGGTCAGTCGCGTGCTGGCCGCTTACGATTTTCGCGAAATCCGCACACCGACCCTGGAAAAGGCGGAGTTGTTCACGCGCGCCATCGGGCAGGGCACCGATGTTGTCGAAAAGGAGATGTACGCGTTCCAGGATCGCAACGGCGAGATGCTGAGCCTGCGTCCGGAAGGCACAGCCGGCGTGGTGCGTGCGGTGGTCGAACATGGGCTGCTGCAGTCGCCCGGCCTCAGGGTCTGGTATCAGGGCCCGATGTTCCGCCACGAACGCCCGCAGCGCGGGCGGCAGCGCCAGTTCCATCAGTTTGGCGCTGAAGTGTTCGGTCTGGCCGATCCATCGGTCGACGCCGAGCTGATTGCCATCGGTGAGCGGCTCTGGCGCGCGCTCGGCATTGATGAGCGGGTCCGGCTGGAAGTCAATACGCTGGGAGATCGGGACGATCGAGAGCGCTATCGCCAGGTGCTTGTCGACTGGCTGTCCCCGCAGCGCGAACGGCTTGATGACGACAGCCGTCGTCGGCTCCAGACCAATCCACTCCGGATTTTCGACAGCAAACATCCGGAAACGCAGGCCATCATGAGCGAGGCGCCGCGTCTGATCGACAGTGTCGGCGACGCGGCACGCGACCATTTCGACCAGGTTTGCCAGCTGCTCGATGCACTGGAGGTCGACTATACGGTCAATCCCGCGCTGGTGCGCGGTCTCGACTACTACTGTCGCAGCGTTTTCGAGTGGGTCACCGACGACCTCGGCGCCCAGGGCACGATTTGTGCCGGCGGACGCTACGACGACCTGGTCGCCATCCAGGGCGGGAAACCGACACCGGGAATCGGCTTTGCCATGGGTGCCGAACGCCTGCTTGGCTTACTGCAAGCCAACGGCGTCGAGCGTTGTCAGAATCCACACGTGTTTCTTGTCTCCGGCATACAGGCAGCGCAGTCTCTGGCCGTGGCCGAGCGCCTGCGCGATGCGCTGCCCTGGCTGCGCCTGGCGGCCGCGCCGGCCGGCACCAGCTTCAGGGCTCAGTTCAAACGTGCTGATCGCAGCGGGGCACGACTGGCGATCGTGCTCGGTGAGGGCGAGTTCGCCGATGGCCAGGCAGCGATCAAGGATCTTCGGGGTGACGATGCCCAGCTGACCGTATCCATCGACGCACTGGCCGGTGCGCTCGAGCAGGCGCTGGACGACGACGGCCGGTGCTGA